A genomic stretch from Coffea arabica cultivar ET-39 chromosome 10c, Coffea Arabica ET-39 HiFi, whole genome shotgun sequence includes:
- the LOC113714715 gene encoding uncharacterized protein — translation MPRRSSGGRRSGGRSSLFSSRPAAATTSRKSSAPAPVASAPPPAPMQAGSPMGGGIGAAVAEGLAFGGGSAIAHRAVDAVAGPRTIRHETVASPASAPAPDSATMATGSSLGVSDACGIHMKAFQDCLNTYGSDISKCQFYMDMLSDCRKNSGAGLTA, via the exons GAAGGTCATCCTTGTTCTCTTCTCGCCCTGCTGCCGCTACTACATCGCGGAAGTCTTCTGCACCTGCACCAG TTGCTTCTGCACCTCCACCTGCTCCTATGCAAGCTGGATCTCCTATGGGAGGAGGAATTGGTGCTGCAGTTGCTGAAG GCTTGGCATTTGGTGGTGGCAGTGCCATTGCACATAGGGCTGTAGATGCTGTTGCGGGTCCTCGGACCATAAGACACGAGACAGTGGCCTCCCCAGCCTCTGCCCCTGCCCCTGACTCAGCAACCATGGCAACAGGCAGCAGTCTTGGAGTTTCTGATGCATGTGGCATTCATATGAAGGCCTTCCAAGAT TGTTTGAACACCTATGGGAGTGATATCAGCAAGTGCCAGTTCTACATGGATATGCTGTCTGATTGCCGCAAGAACTCTGGCGCTGGTCTGACTGCTTGA